From a region of the Stenotrophomonas sp. BIO128-Bstrain genome:
- a CDS encoding DNA-3-methyladenine glycosylase 2 yields the protein METALPLDHTACERARLARDARFDGVFFTAVRSTGIYCRPVCPAPAPKPSNVTYYPTAAAAAAAGYRPCLRCRPELAPEAQDALDNETLQRALALIHEGYLQDQPVADLAAHVGLSARQLQRLFVARLGAAPAQIHATRRLLLAKQLLTETALPVTDVAMASGYNSLRRFNAAFLDGCGMPPTAIRRQRGALTDGALTLRLGYRPPLDFTAMLGFLRRRAIPGIEQIGTDSYQRVIGPPERPSLLSVTADPRRPELLLQLGQVDPRAIPGIVRRVRRIFDLDADLLRVHATLMQEPLLAAGIAQRPGLRVPGGWDGFEVAVRAVLGQQVSVAAAATLARRVVDRFGATLEGMPAGLDRQFPSPAVLAQAPLETIGLPRTRAATVRGVAQAVVEGRLDFGAGQSLAGFVERCVALPGIGPWTAHYIALRALALPDAFPAGDLVLQQVLGDGTRLSERATEARSQSWRPWRAYAVLHLWHLATPAPGVPS from the coding sequence ATGGAGACCGCCCTGCCCCTGGACCACACCGCCTGCGAACGTGCCCGCCTGGCCCGCGACGCGCGCTTTGACGGGGTGTTCTTCACCGCCGTGCGCAGTACCGGCATCTACTGCCGTCCGGTCTGCCCGGCACCGGCGCCGAAGCCTTCCAATGTCACCTACTACCCGACCGCGGCCGCCGCAGCGGCAGCCGGTTACCGCCCCTGCCTGCGCTGCCGTCCCGAGCTGGCGCCCGAGGCCCAGGACGCGCTGGACAATGAAACCCTGCAGCGCGCGTTGGCGCTGATCCATGAGGGTTATCTGCAGGATCAACCGGTCGCCGATCTGGCCGCGCACGTCGGCCTGAGTGCCCGCCAGCTGCAGCGCCTGTTCGTCGCCCGCCTCGGCGCCGCGCCAGCGCAGATCCACGCCACGCGGCGGCTGCTGCTGGCCAAGCAATTGCTGACCGAAACCGCGCTCCCCGTGACCGATGTCGCGATGGCATCGGGCTACAACAGCCTGCGCCGTTTCAACGCGGCCTTCCTGGATGGCTGCGGCATGCCCCCGACCGCGATCCGCCGCCAGCGTGGCGCGCTGACCGATGGCGCGCTCACGCTGCGCCTGGGCTATCGGCCGCCGCTCGATTTCACCGCGATGCTCGGTTTCCTGCGCCGCCGCGCGATTCCCGGCATCGAGCAGATCGGCACGGACAGCTACCAGCGCGTGATCGGGCCGCCCGAGCGCCCCTCACTGCTGAGCGTGACCGCCGATCCACGGCGCCCCGAACTGCTGCTGCAGCTGGGCCAGGTCGATCCGCGCGCGATTCCGGGCATCGTCCGGCGCGTGCGGCGCATCTTCGATCTGGATGCAGATCTGCTCAGGGTGCACGCCACGCTGATGCAGGAGCCGCTGCTCGCTGCGGGCATCGCGCAGCGCCCGGGGCTGCGCGTGCCCGGCGGTTGGGATGGCTTTGAAGTGGCCGTGCGCGCCGTGCTCGGCCAACAGGTCAGCGTGGCCGCCGCCGCGACGCTGGCACGCCGCGTGGTGGACCGCTTCGGGGCCACCCTGGAAGGCATGCCGGCAGGACTGGACCGCCAGTTCCCCTCGCCCGCGGTGCTGGCCCAGGCGCCGCTGGAAACGATCGGCCTGCCGCGTACCCGGGCCGCCACCGTGCGCGGTGTCGCCCAGGCGGTGGTCGAGGGCCGGCTCGATTTTGGCGCCGGCCAGTCGTTGGCCGGCTTTGTCGAACGCTGCGTCGCCCTGCCCGGGATCGGCCCATGGACCGCGCATTACATCGCGCTGCGCGCCTTGGCCCTGCCCGATGCGTTCCCCGCCGGCGATCTGGTCCTGCAACAGGTGCTCGGCGATGGCACGCGCTTGAGCGAGCGCGCCACCGAGGCACGTTCGCAATCGTGGCGCCCCTGGCGCGCCTACGCCGTTCTGCACCTGTGGCACCTGGCCACCCCTGCTCCGGGAGTTCCCTCATGA
- a CDS encoding MerC domain-containing protein, with the protein MPLFARVRHLLDRFGATGSLLCAVHCAVLPVLLAAAPSLGLSVWMSDGVELALVSFVTLLGLFSLVWGWRRHGALRALGFLIPGLSALWAGLLYDPLHHSAVPHAVVMTLGGVLVGVAHLVNLRLNHGHVHDASCAH; encoded by the coding sequence ATGCCCCTGTTCGCTCGAGTTCGCCATCTGCTGGATCGTTTCGGTGCCACCGGCTCGCTGCTGTGTGCCGTGCACTGCGCTGTGCTTCCGGTGCTATTGGCCGCTGCGCCATCGCTCGGCCTGTCCGTGTGGATGAGCGACGGGGTGGAGCTGGCCCTGGTCAGCTTCGTGACCCTGCTGGGCCTGTTCAGCCTGGTCTGGGGCTGGCGCCGTCATGGCGCATTGCGCGCGCTGGGCTTCCTGATTCCAGGCCTGAGCGCCCTCTGGGCGGGGCTGTTGTACGACCCGCTGCACCACTCGGCGGTGCCGCATGCGGTGGTGATGACCCTGGGCGGCGTGCTGGTCGGTGTGGCCCATCTGGTGAATCTGCGGCTGAACCACGGCCACGTCCACGACGCCAGCTGTGCTCATTGA
- a CDS encoding 30S ribosomal protein THX, with protein sequence MGKGDRKTAKGKRFNASYGNSRSHVVSKAAVGAAAPVAKKTVTKAPAKKAVAKKAVAKAG encoded by the coding sequence ATGGGTAAGGGTGACCGCAAGACCGCCAAGGGCAAGCGCTTCAATGCCAGCTACGGCAATTCGCGTTCGCACGTCGTGAGCAAGGCGGCCGTGGGCGCAGCTGCGCCGGTTGCCAAGAAGACCGTGACGAAGGCGCCGGCCAAGAAGGCCGTTGCCAAGAAAGCGGTGGCCAAGGCCGGCTGA
- a CDS encoding methylated-DNA--[protein]-cysteine S-methyltransferase encodes MTLLYDTFDSPIGALTVAGDSQGIHHILFENNRYDAKGREHWQRDAHALRGARGQLLEYLRGERMRFDLPLAPHGTPFQLRVWKALADIPFGQTWSYVELARHIDHPTASRAVGAANGRNPLPIVLPCHRVIGAGGALTGFGGGLETKAALLQLEARRDSLFA; translated from the coding sequence ATGACCCTGCTCTACGACACCTTCGACAGCCCGATCGGCGCCCTCACCGTGGCCGGCGACAGCCAGGGCATCCACCACATCCTGTTCGAGAACAACCGTTACGACGCCAAAGGCCGCGAGCACTGGCAGCGCGACGCCCACGCCCTGCGCGGCGCACGCGGGCAGCTGCTGGAGTACCTGCGCGGCGAACGCATGCGCTTCGATCTGCCACTCGCCCCGCACGGAACGCCGTTCCAGCTGCGCGTGTGGAAAGCGCTGGCCGATATTCCCTTCGGCCAGACCTGGAGCTACGTCGAACTGGCGCGTCACATCGATCACCCCACCGCCAGCCGCGCAGTCGGTGCCGCAAATGGCCGCAATCCGCTGCCGATCGTGCTGCCCTGCCACCGCGTGATCGGCGCCGGGGGCGCATTGACCGGTTTCGGCGGCGGACTGGAAACCAAGGCGGCCCTGCTGCAGCTGGAAGCCCGGCGCGATTCATTGTTCGCGTAG
- a CDS encoding ectonucleotide pyrophosphatase/phosphodiesterase — protein MISIDGLRADMLDRGITPNISRLVHEGVRAQWMTPSYPALTFPNHYTIVTGLRPDHHGIIHNSMHEDGLGQFQLHMRDSVADSRWWGGEPIWVGAEKAGLRTAVWSWPGSEAAIQGIRPSQLHGYDEAVALPDRVDQVLGWLGQQGPQAPRLVTLYMEQVDKAGHNHGPESPAYAAAVALADSALGRLLDGLQADGLADTTNVILVSDHGMASVPAGHVVATEDMIDPTIARDISVGQSIGFAPLPGKQAQAEQILLGAHANYDCWTRETLPARWKYGSNPRIPPIICQMHEGWDALTRERMAKRGPGDRGSHGYDNALPSMRAVFVARGPAFKQGQSLPAFDNVDVYPLLTRLLGIPAAPNDGNPERLLPALR, from the coding sequence TTGATCTCCATCGATGGCCTGCGGGCGGACATGCTCGATCGGGGCATCACCCCGAACATCAGCCGGCTTGTCCACGAGGGTGTGCGGGCGCAATGGATGACACCGTCGTATCCGGCACTGACCTTTCCCAATCACTACACGATCGTGACCGGACTGCGCCCGGATCACCACGGCATCATCCACAACAGCATGCACGAGGACGGACTGGGCCAGTTCCAGCTGCACATGCGCGATTCGGTGGCCGACTCGCGCTGGTGGGGCGGTGAGCCGATCTGGGTCGGTGCGGAAAAGGCCGGCCTACGTACTGCCGTGTGGTCCTGGCCTGGCAGCGAAGCCGCGATCCAAGGCATCCGCCCCAGCCAGCTGCATGGTTACGATGAAGCCGTGGCCCTGCCCGATCGCGTTGACCAGGTGCTGGGCTGGCTGGGCCAGCAGGGCCCGCAGGCGCCGCGCCTGGTCACGTTGTACATGGAGCAGGTCGACAAGGCCGGCCACAATCACGGCCCGGAATCTCCGGCGTACGCCGCCGCGGTGGCATTGGCCGACAGCGCGCTGGGTCGCCTGCTCGATGGTCTGCAGGCCGATGGACTGGCCGATACCACCAACGTGATCCTGGTGTCCGATCACGGGATGGCCAGCGTACCGGCTGGCCACGTGGTGGCGACCGAAGACATGATCGATCCGACGATTGCCCGCGACATTTCGGTAGGGCAGTCGATCGGGTTCGCGCCCTTGCCAGGCAAGCAGGCCCAGGCCGAGCAGATCCTGCTGGGCGCGCATGCGAACTACGATTGCTGGACGCGTGAAACCCTGCCGGCGCGTTGGAAGTACGGCAGCAACCCGCGCATTCCACCGATCATCTGCCAGATGCATGAGGGCTGGGATGCCCTGACCCGGGAGCGGATGGCCAAACGCGGCCCAGGTGACCGGGGTTCGCACGGCTATGACAACGCCCTGCCGTCGATGCGCGCGGTGTTCGTCGCGCGCGGTCCGGCATTCAAGCAGGGGCAGTCGCTGCCTGCCTTCGACAACGTGGATGTGTATCCGCTGCTGACCCGCCTGCTCGGCATTCCGGCCGCACCCAATGACGGCAACCCCGAACGCCTGCTGCCCGCCCTGCGCTGA